Proteins encoded within one genomic window of Neoarius graeffei isolate fNeoGra1 chromosome 18, fNeoGra1.pri, whole genome shotgun sequence:
- the LOC132866659 gene encoding uncharacterized protein LOC132866659: MSIVNIVRANNAIRLYQLRAEILADQGTFQNVNQVSISTLRRILEKHSVTMKQLYQVPFERNEDRVKELHRTYVQRVLDMDGADQIHEFIFIDEAGFNLSKNRHRGRNIIGQRAIVHGPGQRGGNITLCAAISLRGLLHHHCKIGAYNAQNIIAFLDALHFTVVQDRPDQTRFVVIWDNVSFHRAALVRDWFDNHNLFDVMYLPPYSPFLNPIEEFFSAWRWRVYDHQPHARVPLLQAMNQACGDIDVQAIQAWIRHSRAYFP; this comes from the exons ATGTCAATAGTAAACATAGTTCGAGCCAACAATGCTATCCGTCTCTACCAGCTCAGAGCTGAAATTCTGGCTGACCAagggacatttcaaaatgtcaatCAGGTCAGCATATCAACTCTTCGCCGGATCTTGGAGAAGCACAGTGTCACAATGAAGCAGCTGTACCAAGTCCCATTTGAAAGAAATGAGGACCGGGTTAAGGAACTTCACCGTACATATGTTCAG AGAGTCCTGGACATGGATGGAGCTGACCAAATACATGAATTTATTTTCATTGATGAGGCCGGGTTCAACCTGTCAAAGAACAGACATCGGGGGCGCAATATCATTGGGCAAAGGGCAATTGTGCACGGCCCTGGGCAGCGTGGTGGAAACATCACATTGTGTGCTGCCATAAGTCTTAGGGGGTTACTTCACCACCACTGTAAAATAGGTGCATACAACGCCCAAAACATCATTGCATTCTTAGATGCACTTCATTTCACTGTTGTGCAGGacagaccagaccagaccaggTTTGTTGTTATCTGGGATAATGTAAGCTTCCACCGGGCTGCTCTGGTCCGTGACTGGTTCGACAACCACAACCTATTTGATGTAATGTACTTGCCCCCTTACTCGCCATTTCTAAACCCAATAGAAGAGTTTTTCTCTGCCTGGAGATGGCGTGTGTATGACCATCAGCCACATGCCCGTGTGCCTCTTCTTCAGGCAATGAACCAGGCCTGTGGAGACATTGATGTCCAGGCAATACAGGCATGGATAAGGCACTCCAGAGCCTACTTCCCCTGA